The Humulus lupulus chromosome 4, drHumLupu1.1, whole genome shotgun sequence genome has a window encoding:
- the LOC133832786 gene encoding coatomer subunit delta-like has protein sequence MSLDEEGVYRTAFKLIFAFDEVIPLGHKENVTVAQVKQYCEMESHEEKLHKLVMQSKINETKDVMKHKASEIDKSKIEKNRGDKGGFMSMGSGRIESSFSERSISNTGSGFGSGSGFGLNTEIDPYSIKSKGLFMLFNIEFDVSSTFGCQFLESLKAEGEVILEDVQPKAGQSRSSAPPLTDPVTLAVEEKLNVTLKRDGGVSNFDVQGTLSL, from the exons ATGTCTCTAGATGAAGAGGGTGTTTACAGGACTGCTTTTAAGCTAATTTTTGCTTTTGACGAGGTCATCCCTCTTGGACACAAGGAAAATGTAACTGTAGCTCAGGTTAAACAATACTGTGAAATGGAGAGTCACGAAGAGAAGCTGCACAAACTTGTAATGCAGAGCAAGATTAATGAGACGAAAGATGTCATGAAACATAAAGCTAGTGAGATTGACAAAAGCAAG ATTGAAAAGAATAGGGGTGATAAGGGAGGGTTTATGTCAATGGGCTCAGGAAGAATAGAGAGCAGCTTTAGTGAGAGGAGCATTTCAAATACTGGAAGCGGTTTTGGGAGTGGTTCTGGTTTTGGATTGAACACTGAGATCGATCCATATTCTATCAAGTCTAAAGGTTTGTTCATGCTCTTTAATATTGAATTTGATGT GTCGTCAACCTTCGGCTGCCAGTTCTTGGAGTCTTTGAAAGCAGAAGGGGAGGTTATCCTTGAAGATGTGCAGCCAAAAGCAGGCCAATCTAGATCATCTGCCCCACCTTTAACTGATCCCGTCACTTTGGCTGTTGAGGAGAAACTAAATGTAACACTGAAACGAGATGGTGGTGTCAGTAACTTTGATGTTCAGGGAACACTGTCGCTGTAG